gcgactgtcctcgaaacaggtagacaattataacgagacattattggcatttgcttactgccgttactaaggaatacattcatatttatctcacataaatgtaatagtattacttctacttgatcggaaaaatcgacaaacgcgtatatctgtccttaggccatgcggaatacttgcaaaaaacgcatatatgtgttctgagtctacacccatagctttcgcccggcgcatatacgcgcccatacatgcgttaataagataagaggaaataaaagacagattatcgataaaatacactaacacatatgtaatacgtggatatattaccactcagattacacatattatatattataagggaatacgtataccacgtatacatatatgtagaacgaacatttcaaacttgtttatagcgcgtgcgcacacatacatgcacgcacacgaacaatttttcgaacgataattatattaatgatatatattatgataaccatttatattttttaaaatatgttcttatggcatacatatttattccacgctttatatctatccacatccgtgactgtaggtgacattgtttttaacaattttgctattatttcataattctttaattcatatttcaaagtcgtaacagatgtttcttttttttcaagtttttcccacattggacttatttctagcagccatgcttgcttacaaagcaattttatatccgcgcaagaatatttttcagtagattttattatgtggtttacaatatccatattctctaataactggttgctaaggtataatttgaacatatcgagtcgagtaacttcatttggtaatgatacgtatattttcttttcgaggcgtctgtgtaaagctgcatcaatgtccctaataatatatttacaataaatattattgttctgttatattaataataacgaaggaatattccgaacaacacaataattaagattaagataatgaataattatgatattaagatattttctacttagaaaacattgaaatagcgtgatatacataccaagggcaattagttgcagccaaaagaactacattagaattttcgttagatactaatccatccaatctagaaagaagttctgatctgaatctctttgcaggttcagacaatgtacagtttactcctttatttgtgcctatccagtcaatctcgtcgataaaaataattgtaggcgaataattataggcaagttcaaataaaacctgttcagtttaacaaatgtatttattatttattaaatattatattcaaaattccttaaattcattgtttcatcacgaacgtaatatcatttcgttttccaaacaactattctatttatatatgaatgacgacaaataaaaacaaatctttttaaacctagaatatcttcttcatagacaaaggaaatcaacttacacggatatacttctcggaatcgcctctccatttgctcaccaatgagctggccgttatgttaaaaaaggtgcattggcattctgttgcgactgccttcgccaacatcgtcttccctatttcgtaattgattgtaaacatgtacgggaatgaaagaaatacgagtatcttacctgtaccaggtggtccgtatagcagaatacctttccagggagaaaatgggccattaaaaaagatagggtacttaaggggatacacaatggcctccttaatagcagatttacattcctctaggcctacaatgttgtcccaatatacatttaattttgtcagtatgatttcctgcgacaatacaaagatgaaatggcgcataatctccgtattaatttccgtaagtgttatgtaattcgttatttaaagctttactgaaatccctgcgtcattgatatacagtggattgtttatcgataggtattttatttctaaaaagctttacaatacgtatattaatcgaaaataacttacgcatgaaatgtcttcagcaatcttccgcaattccggattgtctatataaagcttccgaGCCCGTtgcgatatctttgattgcgtggattgttccattgagacgttaaatagctcttctgatgaagctccatcgctttcattggcgaaaattggtgtcactgtcattgcgagattaatatcatccgtagcgtcacccgtcatcttctgttgtacattcctccctttcacagactcacttctcgtttctttgctaacagatttgacacgttttactacttcttcgaagattgaatgatattgtaatcgatacgttgaatacgttgagaacgttgaatagtgttaaataatttaaattcttacactttgttcgcatttgtcatttccctcgtctttatttccttttcagttattttcttgcacaatataggatatttttggaatttcatcttgtaataattttcatattctgtaagaataatttccaaatcgacgttgtcgcagactcgatatttccgaggtagacgagcttcccggattaatacatcgctaatgtctacatatctaaaaaatataatttttaattcattgaacaaattttatgctatgagtacacactatacgataatcatcaattaactgttttatttctaggtaagacagacaaaaagaatgtactgtctatttattattatataaatcctcggcgataatattttgccttctgctttttaatttccaatttttaaagtttgaatttatatatattttcatttataactagttaatctacgttatcgattgagttattctataactactgagttaccgatgtcgattttcaaattttggttccttcccctctttccgcactaatttctatttcgattggtcaccgatattattcgaaaaaattgcaactaagaagatatctaaattgcaatgtactcacccattgcgtcccaaataatcacatataaggtacaatatgttccgattacgttccgaagtacgactctcctcctaatgcgacatttattttttttattattaacaataattattaataatataaagattttcatgcaattttctgttacattgcgagtttaatcaatttgttacacataattttgttatctaccatcttgatacgtgcaaagataaatcttaatgatatatgatacagcgtaaatggttataaataattaattattgacaataattataagaattatcgaaagaaaaaatcatagatactatgtgcgagtgtaaaatatcacaaaaaatgaacaacaattgtgaaaaacgcaatatggcaaatcaatgacaaaacacactcatgactgtcatggaagttccaaagtctaaaatctagaatattccttacctcttttcgcaaattataagatatcttatttgtggtaccttgcagcgataaatcaccgttcattgtgatagttttaaatgtgataatgatatccttgtattgactatcgtttttcgatagttacgagaattttcgtttattactttgagacaatccgtcacttcctttctcttataaagtttcccttcaactccgttgaaaactgagcatcaaacaggagacgaacgatttgttgtcatggcgatGTTGGTTCACgcataagcagggtgcgaatataatgatggaatagtcgagtcctgtctactgtatagtaagatggatgcgacatggaaatagaaagagaaggctgtatataggcatttcctgtccttgtttaatcaggcatgcacactagtggacactgacggcgctcgtttaccgttgttacatatttccggtacaagtacgcgggcattagagaaggacggaacagTCTCTCTCTTtagccctatatcgcgtttttagttcgctcacgcgctctgtacttatatctgtcggacgcacgtcaggattgggggtgggggtgttcggtgaatcttcgttggaattagccataggtgcggtgtaacaatggttgagtttattgacacaaattaaggagatttacagcgtcgatagataatcgcaaggtttcgatattcgcggcactatgacaatggtctcggctccggcaacgtttccgcggtcaacggatactggactttacccttcgtttgcgtctaagttacactatatgttagagcacgggggcaattatttcgtatacgaaagacaggtcgattactgatgagatcgcactagagagtgactctccgtcgcggtgacgctgtcgaagaaaactatgatgggtgtgcctaagggcacgagatcatcggattcgcggagaaaagtcttcgctcgaagggtgagggaaattgacgttgctgttaattggtcaatttccatgttggtggttagagaaagatattagctgtccttggggaaagttgctagcgagaagcgtcgttcgtggaaggatagatttctcttatcttcccgtagtcggggcacaggccatttgtctatttgagagactttgtgtaattgaaatttaatattcgtagcgggtcctcgcccagctaaacatatactgtgaagatgcgttggcatctggcaatcgtcttacccgaaggacaaagtctgcgtgtggcgagccacgggacagaaatcgttgaaatgtttaccgtcgtgccccgtcccaagtatttcttttaaggaaagctatagagttacttcatgcctctgttagataaaacgttcatcccttgaccgcgactacgttcggcgaccggttgtcacctcgagcccgagctcactatcataaatttcgaataagtacagtcggatcgaattacaacagtttcttagtgcggctatgatgaaatctggattacagcgctaagggggtcctcccaccgctccaaaggggaggctccggtgttctttcatctccgacatatctattacattcccaccataagcagcggccgtgccagtgacttacaaaagtttcgaactcgcggacgtttaatcacgttccctactccgaaagggtaagtacaaagttgctcgtctcagtactcttgttagaagttttatcatatttttcatttcgtggctacaagtttttccaggaaattcttatcgttttacaagggctgtggggcacaatgacgtcagctatcgatcatatacgcgaatttgttgtaaattaattaggagaatatctggagttctttatcgttgtcagctgtaaaatattagaatttttcatttataattgtcatattttcgactcttccgttgccaagaccatcttgaaagatttttggtatgttccatcacccttgttaaaagtgtgcccattggttagatatattgattttaaaaaccaatacgtatatcaagtttatt
The genomic region above belongs to Bombus affinis isolate iyBomAffi1 unplaced genomic scaffold, iyBomAffi1.2 ctg00000214.1, whole genome shotgun sequence and contains:
- the LOC126927765 gene encoding katanin p60 ATPase-containing subunit A-like 2 isoform X1 yields the protein MKFQKYPILCKKITEKEIKTREMTNANKVKETRSESVKGRNVQQKMTGDATDDINLAMTVTPIFANESDGASSEELFNVSMEQSTQSKISQRARKLYIDNPELRKIAEDISCEIILTKLNVYWDNIVGLEECKSAIKEAIVYPLKYPIFFNGPFSPWKGILLYGPPGTGKTMLAKAVATECQCTFFNITASSLVSKWRGDSEKYIRVLFELAYNYSPTIIFIDEIDWIGTNKGVNCTLSEPAKRFRSELLSRLDGLVSNENSNVVLLAATNCPWDIDAALHRRLEKKIYVSLPNEVTRLDMFKLYLSNQLLENMDIVNHIIKSTEKYSCADIKLLCKQAWLLEISPMWEKLEKKETSVTTLKYELKNYEIIAKLLKTMSPTVTDVDRYKAWNKYVCHKNIF
- the LOC126927765 gene encoding katanin p60 ATPase-containing subunit A-like 2 isoform X2, producing the protein MTGDATDDINLAMTVTPIFANESDGASSEELFNVSMEQSTQSKISQRARKLYIDNPELRKIAEDISCEIILTKLNVYWDNIVGLEECKSAIKEAIVYPLKYPIFFNGPFSPWKGILLYGPPGTGKTMLAKAVATECQCTFFNITASSLVSKWRGDSEKYIRVLFELAYNYSPTIIFIDEIDWIGTNKGVNCTLSEPAKRFRSELLSRLDGLVSNENSNVVLLAATNCPWDIDAALHRRLEKKIYVSLPNEVTRLDMFKLYLSNQLLENMDIVNHIIKSTEKYSCADIKLLCKQAWLLEISPMWEKLEKKETSVTTLKYELKNYEIIAKLLKTMSPTVTDVDRYKAWNKYVCHKNIF